The genome window GGAACAACGTCCGTTGTGGTGTGCACAGTTCCCTGAACGAAAAATGCCTCCGGCGGCAAGGGGGTGAGACCCCCTTGACCCCAGTAGCCGTGGAACGTTGGGTTTGAACTATGGGAGTCGTGCCGGCGGGCGCGCTGACCTTCGGCCCCACGGGCTGCGGGCAATACTCCCTTTGATGAACTCCACCACGAACGCCGTGTACGACGGAATGTACGGAGCCCCCCTTCGCTCCAGCTCCGGCTTCAACCACGCATGCACCTCCGGCAGCCGATGCCACGGCACCCCCGGATACAGGTGATGCTCCAGATGAAAATTCTCGTTGCACATGAAGTAGCGGACAACCGGCCCCGTCAGGATCGACCGCGTCCCCCGGACCTCATCGCTCGCCTCCTCCAGCAACGTGTGCTGACTCATCCCCCGGATATTCACGAGCGTATTGATCACCAGCATCGGCACCAGCCATCCCCACACCAGCCACATCCGCGGCACAGGACTCCACCAGATCGCCGCCGCCAGCACGCCCAGAGCCACAACCTCCGCCACGATCCCGACCCGCTGCGCCCTCGAGCCGTGCCGAAACCCCAGAATCGGAATCGCCACGATGTAGACCGGATACCCGATCAGCAGCCGCAGCCAGTTCATCAGGAACACCATCCACGACCAGCGGGTGTAGTTCTCATAGTGATCGGGGTCCCCGTCTTCCCCCAAATGCCGGTGATGCCGCAGGTGTAGCACCCGGTACGCCGACCCGTTCTGCAGCACGGGCAGCGCACACGCCGCCCCGAGCACATCGTTGAGCACGCGATTGCGGCAGAGCGTCCCGTGCACCGCCTCGTGCGTGAACAGACTGATCCCATGCAGCGCCGCGGCCGACAGCAGGCAGAGGGGCGCCAGCAGGAACCATCCGAACGGCCCCGGCAGCCGCTCCGCCAGCACGATCGCCAGCGCCGCACTCGCGACATAGATCGCCAGGAACTCCACGAGCCGCCGGAGATGTCGTGCCGTGTGCGGCTCGTGGCACGCCTCCAGGAACTCCGGAGGGATCGTCGGCGCGGACCGACCGGGCGGTCGGGTCGGCGGCTCCCGGGTGATCGCCGGAAGAGGGAGAGGGGCGGGCGCGGTCATGGGGCCCTCCGGGTATCCCGCTCGAGGTCCGCGTACAGCCGGTCGAAGAGGTGCAGTCCCAGCCGCAGGCCGCTGAGGACATTCTCCCGGCCGGGGCCGCCGGCGTTCCAGGCCTCAGAGACGGCGTCAAAGAACTCCGCGGCGTGGCGGCGGTCGATC of Planctomyces sp. SH-PL14 contains these proteins:
- a CDS encoding fatty acid desaturase family protein, which encodes MTAPAPLPLPAITREPPTRPPGRSAPTIPPEFLEACHEPHTARHLRRLVEFLAIYVASAALAIVLAERLPGPFGWFLLAPLCLLSAAALHGISLFTHEAVHGTLCRNRVLNDVLGAACALPVLQNGSAYRVLHLRHHRHLGEDGDPDHYENYTRWSWMVFLMNWLRLLIGYPVYIVAIPILGFRHGSRAQRVGIVAEVVALGVLAAAIWWSPVPRMWLVWGWLVPMLVINTLVNIRGMSQHTLLEEASDEVRGTRSILTGPVVRYFMCNENFHLEHHLYPGVPWHRLPEVHAWLKPELERRGAPYIPSYTAFVVEFIKGSIARSPWGRRSARPPARLP